A part of Crassostrea angulata isolate pt1a10 chromosome 5, ASM2561291v2, whole genome shotgun sequence genomic DNA contains:
- the LOC128184781 gene encoding uncharacterized protein LOC128184781 encodes MPKRKHPVETSEGTRAKHKPQAEPIDYQRLAQEIVKLQKPNSDASSSTVVPLENAASATYANTVNELPAPTTASSSMQDNPILSVVSQLLENTGEPVGTNKGFFNSDNLISVTEGIPLGATIPQKIKAKIWSNEFFDLKVLLSHQDEEPLTLCITPGVINVQQSLKSKTPMFISQWTDAFLIFINIRIQKHPSETPHLLKYMSFIREMQRLHGDVAWRSYDESFRKFRESLAVDWQKPIEELRGKCIAMSNICSEKSY; translated from the coding sequence ATGCCAAAACGCAAACATCCTGTGGAGACAAGTGAAGGTACTAGAGCAAAACATAAACCTCAGGCTGAACCAATCGATTACCAAAGACTTGCGCAAGAAATTGTTAAATTGCAAAAACCCAACTCTGATGCATCAAGCAGTACAGTGGTACCCCTAGAAAATGCTGCATCTGCTACATATGCAAACACCGTCAATGAGTTACCTGCACCAACGACTGCTTCTTCGTCTATGCAAGATAACCCTATATTGTCAGTTGTATCTCAACTTTTAGAAAACACAGGTGAGCCAGTAGGCACAAACAAAGGTTTCTTCAATTCTGATAATCTTATCTCTGTAACAGAAGGTATTCCTCTTGGTGCGACAATACCACAAAAGATAAAGGCAAAAATTTGGTCGaatgaattttttgatttaaaagtaTTATTGTCGCACCAAGATGAAGAACCTCTTACGTTGTGCATTACTCCAGGGGTCATTAATGTGCagcaaagtttaaaatcaaaaacccCCATGTTCATCAGTCAGTGGACTGATGCCTTTCTTATCTTTATTAACATTAGAATTCAGAAACACCCATCAGAAACTCcccatttattaaaatacatgagcTTTATTAGAGAAATGCAAAGACTGCATGGGGATGTTGCTTGGAGATCATATGACGAATCTTTCAGAAAGTTTAGGGAGTCTTTGGCTGTAGATTGGCAAAAACCTATTGAAGAATTAAGAGGTAAATGTATTGCCATGTCCAACATTTGCAGTGAAAAATCTTACTAg
- the LOC128184782 gene encoding uncharacterized protein LOC128184782 isoform X2, producing MWRMGYKATITVSFIIWAECTMISDSRYCVWSNHTLDVVNSCPKTRSEVAKRATLKNCTSLAAIQNCSAPDIFKYHCVMNEFQNAFVEVCAPSFNIFGFCTEYNTYGAVIQPHYHLKCSNVDPPCADRYISTDAYLYTGCYDIVKNRIFEKSTKVLSQLYNLNSTSTSLEKNKSLEPNDSAHVIRIGVISVVVIAVVIIVGTCLFVRF from the exons ATGTGGAGAATGGGTTACAAAGCAACCATCACAGTTTCTTTTATTATCTGGGCGGAATGCACAATG ATTTCAGATAGCAGGTATTGTGTCTGGTCAAATCATACTCTAGATGTTGTCAATTCCTGTCCAAAAACGAGGTCAGAGGTGGCAAAACGGGCAACCCTGAAGAACTGTACATCATTGGCGGCAATTCAGAATTGTTCAGCACCAGATATATTCAAATATCACTGTGTTatgaatgaatttcaaaatgcCTTCGTTGAAGTATGTGCACCTTCATTTAACATATTTG GATTTTGCACAGAGTATAACACATATGGGGCTGTAATTCAACCACATTATCACTTGAAATGCAGCAACGTAGATCCACCGTGTGCAGATCGATATATATCAACTGATGCCTATCTGT ATACTGGCTGCTATGACATTGTAAAAAATCGCATATTTGAAAAGTCAACAAAGGTCCTGTCCCAACTTTACAACCTGAACAGCACGTCAACaagtttggaaaaaaataaaagcttaGA GCCAAATGACAGTGCCCATGTCATCCGAATTGGTGTAATATCAGTGGTTGTCATAGCAGTTGTAATCATTGTCGGTACTTGTCTATTTGTAAG gTTTTAG
- the LOC128182851 gene encoding uncharacterized protein LOC128182851, whose protein sequence is MNSWPESIEHKVEIPSFVVGDECVYSKIDQILNAKFNKTTQICCRSGVHARYREEMEIGCCGEGIYKLQIELCYNDQVYVKEMQTNCDCKCGKSNFEKDENRVKSGVPKVGSLRTRHNRWKELNSLRERCRKKYRSNSKILFCIWKLRKTKYKNIKHILISILSGKSFFIRV, encoded by the exons ATGAACAGTTGGCCGGAGAGCATCGAACATAAGGTGGAAATTCCCTCCTTCG TTGTAGGCGATGAATGTGTGTACTCGAAGATTGACCAAATTCTCAACGcaaagtttaataaaacaacACAGATTTGTTGTCGGTCAGGTGTCCATGCGAGATATCGAGAGGAAATGGAAATTGGTTGTTGTGGTG AAGGAATTTACAAACTTCAAATAGAATTGTGTTACAACGATCAAGTGTACGTAAAGGAAATGCAAACAAACTGTGATTGCAAGTGTG gaaaatcaaattttgagaaGGACGAGAACAGAGTGAAATCAGGTGTGCCTAAAGTTGGCTCACTGCGGACTCGTCATAACCGTTGGAAAGAGTTGAACAGTTTGAGAGAAAg GTGCAGAAAGAAATATCGAAGCAActctaaaattttgttttgcatcTGGAAGTTACGGAAAACGAAATATAAAAACATCAAACATATCTTAATATCCATACTTAGTGGCAAATCCTTTTTTATAAGAGTTTAA
- the LOC128184782 gene encoding uncharacterized protein LOC128184782 isoform X3, protein MHNDSRYCVWSNHTLDVVNSCPKTRSEVAKRATLKNCTSLAAIQNCSAPDIFKYHCVMNEFQNAFVEVCAPSFNIFGFCTEYNTYGAVIQPHYHLKCSNVDPPCADRYISTDAYLYTGCYDIVKNRIFEKSTKVLSQLYNLNSTSTSLEKNKSLEPNDSAHVIRIGVISVVVIAVVIIVGTCLFVRYCTRTSFRDHSQQYATCKRCNV, encoded by the exons ATGCACAATG ATAGCAGGTATTGTGTCTGGTCAAATCATACTCTAGATGTTGTCAATTCCTGTCCAAAAACGAGGTCAGAGGTGGCAAAACGGGCAACCCTGAAGAACTGTACATCATTGGCGGCAATTCAGAATTGTTCAGCACCAGATATATTCAAATATCACTGTGTTatgaatgaatttcaaaatgcCTTCGTTGAAGTATGTGCACCTTCATTTAACATATTTG GATTTTGCACAGAGTATAACACATATGGGGCTGTAATTCAACCACATTATCACTTGAAATGCAGCAACGTAGATCCACCGTGTGCAGATCGATATATATCAACTGATGCCTATCTGT ATACTGGCTGCTATGACATTGTAAAAAATCGCATATTTGAAAAGTCAACAAAGGTCCTGTCCCAACTTTACAACCTGAACAGCACGTCAACaagtttggaaaaaaataaaagcttaGA GCCAAATGACAGTGCCCATGTCATCCGAATTGGTGTAATATCAGTGGTTGTCATAGCAGTTGTAATCATTGTCGGTACTTGTCTATTTGTAAGGTATTGTACAAGAACAA gTTTTAGGGACCATTCTCAGCAGTATGCGACATGCAAGCGATGTAAcgtataa
- the LOC128184782 gene encoding uncharacterized protein LOC128184782 isoform X1, giving the protein MWRMGYKATITVSFIIWAECTMISDSRYCVWSNHTLDVVNSCPKTRSEVAKRATLKNCTSLAAIQNCSAPDIFKYHCVMNEFQNAFVEVCAPSFNIFGFCTEYNTYGAVIQPHYHLKCSNVDPPCADRYISTDAYLYTGCYDIVKNRIFEKSTKVLSQLYNLNSTSTSLEKNKSLEPNDSAHVIRIGVISVVVIAVVIIVGTCLFVRYCTRTSFRDHSQQYATCKRCNV; this is encoded by the exons ATGTGGAGAATGGGTTACAAAGCAACCATCACAGTTTCTTTTATTATCTGGGCGGAATGCACAATG ATTTCAGATAGCAGGTATTGTGTCTGGTCAAATCATACTCTAGATGTTGTCAATTCCTGTCCAAAAACGAGGTCAGAGGTGGCAAAACGGGCAACCCTGAAGAACTGTACATCATTGGCGGCAATTCAGAATTGTTCAGCACCAGATATATTCAAATATCACTGTGTTatgaatgaatttcaaaatgcCTTCGTTGAAGTATGTGCACCTTCATTTAACATATTTG GATTTTGCACAGAGTATAACACATATGGGGCTGTAATTCAACCACATTATCACTTGAAATGCAGCAACGTAGATCCACCGTGTGCAGATCGATATATATCAACTGATGCCTATCTGT ATACTGGCTGCTATGACATTGTAAAAAATCGCATATTTGAAAAGTCAACAAAGGTCCTGTCCCAACTTTACAACCTGAACAGCACGTCAACaagtttggaaaaaaataaaagcttaGA GCCAAATGACAGTGCCCATGTCATCCGAATTGGTGTAATATCAGTGGTTGTCATAGCAGTTGTAATCATTGTCGGTACTTGTCTATTTGTAAGGTATTGTACAAGAACAA gTTTTAGGGACCATTCTCAGCAGTATGCGACATGCAAGCGATGTAAcgtataa
- the LOC128182849 gene encoding uncharacterized protein LOC128182849, translating into MNVFYLMIVASLSKTIIAKVIVDLKCVYTEKDTISEAKFDPETQICCRKSGVHERFQQGKEMDCCGEKESSEEAERNITHICCQNSGVHERYQDYQEVDCCGEDIFKVESEQCPNKNTSQKAVKKTYGKNSEIARSRKDTTKLPGVRLSLLLHQQWSMEVDQLSSERLAKKVKKIKKAISRLIKVFQGAF; encoded by the exons ATGaacgttttttatttgatgatagtCGCATCTCTCAGCAAGACAATTATTGCAAAAG TTATCGTAGATTTAAAGTGCGTGTATACAGAAAAGGACACAATCTCAGAAGCAAAGTTTGACCCGGAAACACAGATCTGCTGTCGAAAATCAGGAGTCCATGAAAGATTTCAGCAAGGCAAGGAAATGGACTGTTGTGGGG aaAAAGAAAGCAGCGAAGAGGCTGAACGCAACATAACACACATTTGCTGCCAAAACTCAGGTGTTCACGAAAGATACCAAGATTATCAGGAAGTTGACTGTTGTGGAG AAGATATCTTCAAAGTGGAATCCGAGCAATGTCCCAATAAAAATACATCTCAAAAGGCTGTCAAGAAGACATATGGAAAAA ATTCAGAAATAGCCCGGTCACGAAAAGACACTACCAAATTGCCCGGAGTCAGGCTTTCTTTGCTACTGCATCAACAATGGAGTATGGAGGTTGATCAACTGTCAAGTGAAAG ATTAGccaaaaaagttaaaaagatCAAGAAAGCCATCAGTCGCCTAATAAAAGTATTTCAAGGGgcattttaa